Proteins found in one Amycolatopsis umgeniensis genomic segment:
- a CDS encoding haloacid dehalogenase type II, which produces MEIDALVFDILGTLVDEPAGIRAAIRQAVPDADADELVDQWLGHVETEQRRIVAGDRPYAASDVLDREAAKTDALATAGRRMPPWSDTVEGLNRLAERFPLIGLSNASRTTLLRMNAHAGLRWHQALSAEEVRSYKPDPAVYELAVKVAGAPPERLLMVAAHAWDLRGAQSVGLRTAYVARPVGDPPSPADRFDFYAEDLLDLAAQLGERHA; this is translated from the coding sequence GTGGAGATCGACGCTTTGGTGTTCGACATACTCGGCACGCTCGTCGACGAGCCCGCTGGGATTCGTGCGGCCATCCGGCAAGCCGTGCCGGATGCCGACGCGGACGAGCTGGTCGACCAGTGGCTGGGCCATGTCGAAACCGAGCAGCGACGCATCGTCGCAGGAGACAGGCCGTACGCAGCGAGCGACGTTCTCGACCGCGAAGCAGCCAAGACAGACGCACTCGCGACGGCGGGCCGAAGGATGCCGCCCTGGTCCGACACCGTCGAAGGGCTCAACAGGCTGGCCGAACGGTTCCCGCTTATAGGCCTCTCCAACGCCAGCCGCACAACCCTGCTCCGGATGAACGCCCACGCCGGTCTCCGCTGGCATCAGGCGCTCTCCGCCGAAGAGGTACGGAGCTACAAGCCCGACCCGGCCGTCTACGAGCTCGCCGTCAAGGTGGCCGGCGCCCCGCCGGAGCGGCTGCTGATGGTCGCCGCCCACGCGTGGGATCTGAGGGGAGCGCAGAGCGTCGGTCTGCGGACCGCCTACGTCGCCAGGCCCGTCGGAGACCCTCCGTCGCCGGCCGATCGGTTCGATTTCTACGCCGAAGACCTCCTCGATCTGGCCGCTCAGCTCGGCGAACGGCACGCTTGA
- a CDS encoding ATP-binding protein translates to MSDVLRAPAELKYAEELDWLESVDDSPKPFAWRLSPKMLRLFILGSERADGLDREISQKWFGERSIVERAIVTLASDRGLLLIGDPGTGKSWLAELLAAAISRNSTLVVQGTAGTTEDHIKYSWNVSMVIAKGQSRDSMIPSPIMTAMEAGSIGRFEELTRSTSDVQDALISILSEKYISVPELDSDGIVFAKPGFSVIATANSRDRGVNDLSSALKRRFNFVRIPVVTNKKSEAEIVRFRTEELLRRHEIELDVPPTLLDVLLRSFGDLRAAAASAGSDDEKLESALSTAEQIGVLEDAVLHSNFFGESALTARVLASSLVGSLARREPEDLAILNKYLHGVVEPRSKDEGGDWPEFLDGGRDAIATLS, encoded by the coding sequence ATGTCCGACGTGTTGCGTGCCCCCGCCGAACTCAAGTACGCCGAAGAGCTGGACTGGCTGGAGTCGGTCGACGACAGCCCCAAACCGTTCGCCTGGCGCCTGTCCCCGAAGATGCTGCGTCTGTTCATCCTCGGTTCCGAGCGTGCGGACGGCCTCGACCGCGAGATCTCGCAGAAGTGGTTCGGCGAGCGGAGCATCGTCGAGCGAGCCATCGTCACGCTCGCCTCCGACCGCGGGTTGCTGCTGATCGGTGATCCGGGCACCGGCAAGAGCTGGCTCGCCGAACTGCTGGCCGCGGCGATCTCGCGGAACTCCACGCTCGTCGTGCAGGGGACCGCTGGGACCACCGAGGACCACATCAAGTACTCCTGGAACGTGTCGATGGTCATCGCGAAGGGGCAGTCGCGTGACTCGATGATCCCGTCGCCGATCATGACCGCGATGGAGGCGGGTTCGATCGGCCGTTTCGAGGAGCTGACCAGGTCGACCAGCGACGTGCAGGACGCGCTGATCTCGATCCTGTCGGAGAAGTACATCTCGGTGCCGGAGCTGGACAGCGACGGCATCGTCTTCGCCAAGCCGGGCTTCTCGGTGATCGCCACCGCCAACAGTCGCGACCGCGGCGTCAACGACCTGTCTTCGGCGCTCAAGCGCCGGTTCAACTTCGTCCGGATCCCGGTGGTGACGAACAAGAAGAGCGAGGCGGAGATCGTCCGCTTCCGCACCGAGGAACTCCTGCGCCGTCACGAGATCGAGCTGGACGTGCCCCCGACGCTGCTCGATGTCCTGCTGCGCAGCTTCGGAGACCTGCGTGCCGCGGCGGCGTCGGCGGGCAGCGACGACGAAAAGCTGGAGTCCGCGTTGTCCACCGCCGAACAGATCGGCGTGCTCGAAGACGCGGTCCTGCACAGCAACTTCTTCGGAGAGAGCGCGCTGACAGCCCGCGTGCTCGCGTCCTCGCTGGTCGGGTCGCTCGCCCGGCGTGAGCCTGAGGATCTGGCGATCCTCAACAAGTACCTGCACGGCGTCGTCGAGCCGCGCAGCAAGGACGAGGGCGGGGACTGGCCGGAGTTCCTCGATGGCGGCCGCGACGCGATCGCCACACTCTCGTGA
- a CDS encoding DUF5682 family protein — MSGAFEALRGQLQEAAAAFADGPGALEGILLGLVDDVDRAVREPLEIFPVCHHSPASAVSMARRLREKQPKVVYLELCEDMAPLLTELRNCRLPVAVQAFATDVKGFPAEWAPLSVVAPITEASAEYQAIAYALDTPGVELVLVDRSADHVFQWDEREPSPEPDAASAEEEAALHGDAVGVEIGDLRPRFTELEEHLLRHGRVRHWSEWWHQYVELTLGDSDHDTYRQVMFLIGSLFRRLAPGDTRRVRVDEDRERYMWTRMREHLAASGADPADCLYVCGAFHAASRVAEFGVEGTDGFEISPRSASTWQYGLIPSSHASIEAQFGLAGGSVSIAATEWAKNLKRTKVKQFQLDGQVGGPKRKKPAELPAPASDPVAVDPSDQLSGFLQRPPVLDRLDEAELLGWSVEIVRAARRNGYLSSTADAIAVFETSILLAGLRDRAKPTPYDFQDAAVTCIEKDVVPGRRDVRRLVEIMMGGDRIGQVGYDALPPLARDVHDRLEPLNLKLQQRGVQRALLDIASRPELEPCSDLLWMLRYLMPHGAARPIMGERRLGERPIQESWDLALGTHQRALIELGYEGVSIEQVLEQRLRRAAYHPQATAAKVLEAVEDATRYLRSARLAGELGARALEVLATERTVDGAPEVLRRVRRLLAHYRTSEPVLPRWIEDFVKTGYAHYCTLLPAAFTDEEAGVEQVAAMLGFLFSMEALALSLGCDRTQLELAIAGSHPQEPSKVALLWAAQVQLGHLSRADLRERCAGLLANPLVLPAYPRYLSGFVHALEPAPGLADFVVEAVSNAFAELPDRLLLPWLPTLITTLRSRGAELVPLLVREAGRLFPGRLAALDEWVPPWKNQPEPVAARRTTGGSGLALLAAHPATCDAVADLLGCDEPWGSTAPTGLTLLERHPDTAAALEGVLTGV; from the coding sequence GTGAGCGGCGCCTTCGAGGCGTTACGCGGCCAGTTGCAGGAGGCCGCGGCCGCTTTCGCCGACGGGCCCGGCGCGCTGGAGGGCATCTTGCTCGGGCTCGTCGACGACGTCGACCGCGCGGTGAGGGAGCCTTTGGAGATCTTCCCGGTCTGCCACCATTCCCCGGCTTCGGCCGTGTCGATGGCGCGGCGGTTGCGGGAAAAGCAGCCGAAGGTGGTGTACCTCGAACTGTGCGAGGACATGGCACCGCTGCTGACCGAGCTGCGCAACTGCCGTCTTCCGGTGGCGGTGCAGGCCTTCGCGACGGACGTGAAGGGGTTCCCCGCCGAGTGGGCGCCGTTGTCGGTGGTCGCGCCGATCACCGAGGCTTCGGCGGAATACCAGGCGATCGCGTACGCCCTCGACACCCCGGGTGTCGAGCTCGTCCTCGTCGATCGGTCGGCCGACCACGTCTTCCAGTGGGACGAGCGTGAGCCGTCCCCCGAACCGGACGCGGCGTCCGCCGAGGAAGAGGCCGCGCTGCACGGGGACGCTGTCGGCGTCGAGATCGGTGACCTGCGGCCCCGGTTCACCGAACTCGAGGAGCACCTGCTGCGCCATGGGCGGGTACGGCACTGGTCGGAGTGGTGGCATCAGTACGTCGAGCTGACGCTCGGCGACAGCGACCACGACACCTATCGCCAGGTCATGTTCCTGATCGGGAGTCTGTTCCGGCGTCTCGCTCCCGGCGACACCCGCCGCGTGCGGGTGGACGAGGACCGCGAGCGCTACATGTGGACCAGGATGCGTGAGCATCTCGCCGCTTCGGGGGCCGATCCCGCGGACTGCCTCTACGTCTGCGGCGCGTTCCACGCGGCCAGCCGGGTCGCGGAGTTCGGCGTCGAAGGCACGGACGGGTTCGAGATCAGCCCGCGCAGTGCGAGCACCTGGCAATACGGGCTGATCCCGTCGAGTCACGCGTCGATCGAGGCGCAGTTCGGTCTCGCCGGCGGGTCGGTGTCGATCGCCGCGACGGAGTGGGCGAAGAACCTCAAGCGCACCAAGGTCAAGCAGTTCCAGCTGGACGGTCAGGTGGGTGGGCCGAAGCGGAAGAAGCCCGCGGAGTTGCCCGCGCCCGCATCGGATCCGGTGGCAGTGGATCCATCGGACCAGCTTTCCGGTTTCCTGCAGCGACCTCCGGTCCTGGACCGGCTGGACGAGGCCGAACTGCTGGGCTGGTCGGTCGAGATCGTGCGGGCGGCACGCCGCAACGGCTATCTGTCCTCGACGGCCGACGCCATCGCGGTGTTCGAGACCTCGATCCTGCTGGCTGGCCTGCGAGACCGGGCGAAGCCCACGCCGTACGACTTCCAGGACGCCGCGGTCACGTGCATCGAGAAGGACGTCGTCCCCGGTAGACGCGACGTGCGCCGTCTCGTCGAGATCATGATGGGCGGGGACCGGATAGGTCAGGTCGGCTACGACGCGTTGCCACCGCTGGCGCGCGACGTGCACGACAGGCTCGAGCCGCTGAACCTCAAGCTACAGCAACGAGGTGTTCAGCGGGCGCTGCTCGACATCGCCTCGCGGCCGGAGCTGGAACCCTGCTCGGACCTGTTGTGGATGCTGCGGTACCTGATGCCGCACGGCGCCGCGCGGCCGATCATGGGGGAGCGGCGGCTCGGCGAACGGCCGATCCAGGAGTCGTGGGATCTCGCGCTGGGCACCCACCAGCGGGCGCTGATCGAGCTGGGTTACGAGGGCGTCAGCATCGAACAGGTGCTGGAACAACGTCTTCGACGTGCCGCATACCACCCGCAGGCCACCGCGGCGAAGGTGCTCGAAGCCGTCGAGGACGCGACGCGCTACTTGCGCAGCGCCCGGCTGGCGGGGGAGCTGGGCGCGCGGGCGCTGGAGGTGCTGGCCACCGAACGCACGGTCGACGGCGCTCCCGAAGTCCTGCGGCGGGTGCGGAGGCTGCTGGCGCACTACCGGACCAGCGAGCCGGTGCTGCCCCGGTGGATCGAGGACTTCGTCAAGACGGGGTACGCGCACTACTGCACCCTGCTTCCGGCGGCCTTCACCGACGAGGAGGCCGGTGTCGAGCAGGTCGCCGCGATGCTGGGCTTCCTGTTCAGCATGGAGGCGCTCGCCTTGTCGCTCGGCTGCGACCGCACCCAGCTGGAGCTGGCGATCGCCGGATCGCATCCACAGGAGCCGTCGAAGGTGGCGTTGCTGTGGGCGGCACAGGTCCAGCTCGGGCACCTCTCGCGCGCGGACTTGCGCGAGCGTTGTGCCGGGCTGCTGGCCAACCCGTTGGTGCTCCCCGCTTATCCGCGTTACCTCAGCGGATTCGTCCACGCGTTGGAACCGGCGCCGGGGTTGGCCGACTTCGTCGTCGAGGCGGTGTCGAACGCCTTCGCCGAGCTCCCGGACAGGTTGCTGCTGCCGTGGTTGCCGACGTTGATCACGACGTTGCGATCACGAGGTGCGGAGCTCGTGCCGCTCCTCGTCCGGGAAGCCGGACGACTGTTCCCCGGACGGCTCGCGGCGCTCGACGAATGGGTCCCGCCCTGGAAGAACCAGCCGGAGCCGGTCGCGGCGAGAAGGACTACCGGCGGGAGCGGCCTCGCGTTGCTGGCCGCGCATCCGGCGACCTGTGACGCCGTGGCGGATCTGCTGGGCTGCGACGAGCCATGGGGGAGCACCGCGCCCACAGGCTTGACGCTGCTCGAGCGTCATCCGGACACCGCGGCCGCGCTGGAGGGGGTGCTCACCGGGGTATGA
- a CDS encoding CGNR zinc finger domain-containing protein produces MQVALDDYIWAAGIATELVNTAPEVWHGEEHLSDLAAFAALHSLPEPTRSGDLRAIHRLRTTVRGLIDAPDRARLIDGAFALTSTAGGVTLHSDSARWAVSLQPSATVTDALSLICGVGILGVVQTLGAERFRACGAPTCRGAFIDTTRPGRRRYCMPGLCGNRVNVANHRARIKRRGG; encoded by the coding sequence ATGCAAGTAGCGTTAGACGATTACATCTGGGCGGCGGGCATCGCTACCGAGCTGGTCAACACCGCTCCCGAAGTCTGGCACGGCGAAGAACACCTGTCGGATCTCGCCGCCTTCGCAGCCCTACACTCTCTACCCGAGCCCACCCGGTCCGGTGATCTGCGTGCCATCCATAGGCTGCGCACCACAGTGCGAGGCCTGATCGACGCCCCGGACCGGGCACGCCTCATCGACGGTGCTTTCGCGCTCACCTCGACGGCCGGTGGCGTCACCCTTCACAGCGACAGCGCACGGTGGGCCGTTTCGCTTCAGCCGAGCGCGACAGTCACGGACGCACTGTCCCTGATCTGCGGCGTCGGGATCCTTGGCGTCGTCCAGACTCTCGGCGCGGAACGTTTTCGCGCGTGCGGCGCGCCTACTTGCCGGGGCGCGTTCATCGACACCACGCGGCCTGGGCGGAGGCGATACTGCATGCCGGGGTTGTGCGGCAACCGCGTCAACGTGGCCAACCACCGGGCACGCATCAAGCGCCGCGGCGGTTGA
- a CDS encoding VWA domain-containing protein — protein sequence MTESEDNRRQVLYWRLLARLFDNDEQAALESASLAVVEDIGLPSALLDPNVAVDSVVQRHPELAAEFDGLMVPEAEDGRDKAAEVRRAALVSKVLLNVFAPAPHTVTASQLSCWQADAGWFERALGCRPGELRGGRPGGAPTGLGGTGGGGAPDLSTLLPAIGPELGGIEADLVKRMQLREVLADPALAAKLSPSMSLIEQLLRDKDNLSGVALANAKSLIRRYVDEIAEVLRTQVEKASTGKVDRSVPPKRVFRNLDLDRTIWKNLTNWSPEEERLYVDRLYYKQTAKKTTPQRLIAVVDQSGSMVDSMVNCAVLASIFAGLPKVDVHLIAYDTQALDLTPWVHDPFETLLRTNLGGGNDGMVAMALTQPKIAEPANTVVVWISDFYETRVEQLFESMAAIHRSGAKFIPVGSVTSAGRGSVNPWFRERFKDLGTPVISGHITKLVHELKTFLTS from the coding sequence ATGACCGAATCCGAGGACAACCGCCGCCAGGTCCTGTACTGGCGGCTGCTCGCCCGGCTCTTCGACAACGACGAGCAGGCCGCGCTCGAATCGGCCAGCCTGGCCGTGGTCGAGGACATCGGCTTGCCGTCCGCGTTGCTGGATCCGAACGTCGCCGTCGACTCGGTCGTCCAGCGTCATCCGGAGCTTGCCGCCGAGTTCGACGGGCTGATGGTCCCCGAAGCCGAGGACGGCCGGGACAAGGCCGCGGAGGTACGCCGCGCGGCGTTGGTGTCGAAGGTGCTGCTCAACGTCTTCGCCCCGGCGCCCCACACCGTGACCGCCAGCCAGTTGTCGTGCTGGCAGGCCGACGCGGGCTGGTTCGAACGCGCGCTGGGGTGCCGTCCGGGCGAGCTGCGTGGCGGCCGCCCAGGTGGAGCTCCGACCGGGCTCGGCGGCACCGGCGGAGGTGGAGCGCCGGACTTGAGCACGCTGCTTCCGGCGATCGGTCCTGAACTCGGCGGCATCGAGGCGGACCTGGTCAAGCGGATGCAGTTGCGTGAGGTCCTCGCCGATCCCGCGCTCGCGGCGAAGCTGAGCCCGAGCATGTCACTCATCGAACAGTTGTTGCGGGACAAGGACAACCTGTCCGGAGTGGCTTTGGCCAACGCCAAATCGCTGATCCGCCGCTACGTCGACGAGATCGCGGAGGTCCTGCGGACCCAGGTCGAGAAGGCCTCGACGGGCAAAGTGGACCGCTCGGTCCCGCCCAAGCGCGTGTTCCGCAACCTCGACCTCGATCGCACCATCTGGAAGAACCTCACCAACTGGAGCCCGGAAGAGGAGAGGCTCTACGTCGATCGTCTTTACTACAAGCAGACCGCCAAGAAGACCACGCCGCAGCGGCTCATCGCGGTCGTCGACCAGTCCGGCTCCATGGTCGACTCGATGGTCAACTGCGCCGTGCTGGCGTCGATCTTCGCCGGACTGCCCAAAGTGGACGTTCACCTGATCGCCTACGACACCCAGGCACTCGACCTCACGCCGTGGGTCCACGACCCGTTCGAAACCCTGCTGCGCACCAATCTCGGCGGCGGCAACGACGGCATGGTCGCGATGGCGCTCACCCAGCCGAAGATCGCCGAGCCCGCCAACACCGTGGTGGTGTGGATCTCCGACTTCTACGAGACCCGCGTCGAGCAGCTTTTCGAGAGCATGGCCGCGATCCACCGGTCCGGGGCGAAGTTCATCCCGGTCGGCTCGGTCACCAGCGCCGGCCGGGGCAGCGTCAACCCGTGGTTCCGCGAGCGCTTCAAGGATCTCGGCACGCCGGTGATCTCCGGTCACATCACCAAGCTCGTCCACGAACTCAAGACTTTCCTCACCTCCTGA